In a single window of the Spodoptera frugiperda isolate SF20-4 chromosome 19, AGI-APGP_CSIRO_Sfru_2.0, whole genome shotgun sequence genome:
- the LOC118281177 gene encoding uncharacterized transmembrane protein DDB_G0289901-like isoform X18 — MGGVKIILFIGLLSILSANAGKPKKYDNKRIHIQADNSAYTQSGVAMEAAVTDEDGTKGQRYQRDHGNYQYTNKEVTIDPKYIEKRSNDYESTNDNENIGEYSTSADGKHSKSADVYRGKYNSKGKNKYSFVGDDGTEIENEDFNEDESESETKTTTATDTVPVKKPHPAFDTQHTHLMPMQVQVPDGTEKSKWKIVSEKFIENGQPCIIMKMIAMDPDDEETRTTSTTSTNYKSRHSSNSISTYKSGNHPTDQPADGVNGNGPIVIPINNSGASQITIIGGRTSTNFGSGTTTTSATNSPGRNSYVTASNYNNGGTSSGHVITIEEPNQPRDDAAIGRKGSPSSNDANDTGSPGPGQSDAAIERKGGSPSSNDSNDTGSPGPVQSDAPKDGTSTDAGEKGKRRKIKDDKGGSSMVAGDSNGSGANSGPRGSGAASGGNAVAGGTTTGNGGGSSSVAGASTDSAANSGPGGSGAASGGNAVAGGTTTGNGGGSSSVAGASTDSAANSGPGGSGAASGGNAVAGSTTTGNGGGSTSVAGVSTDSAANSGPGGSGAASGGNAVAGGTTTGNGGSSTSVAGASTDSAAHSGPRGSGAASGGNAVSGGTTTGNGGGSTSVAGVSTDSAANSGPKGSGAASGGNAVAGSTTTGNGGGSTSVAGASTDSAANSGPGGSGAASGGNAVAGSTTTGNGGGSTSVAGASTNSAANSGPGGSGASSGGSVVVGSIVIPVPPTKVKGKKHKRKTVKVGGGNPITVASASSTAASHIGPKGMGAVSAGSVVVGSISTLPVVTIVKGKKGKREVIHVDKGSSTTVGSSSSTSAVHTGPKGSRDDIHDETNFSGDGNTDDENSSLEGDNSSQGDGYTTHECNEPDEDTDDGNSGSEDGGNSSEDGNIGSGDGGTTHECNEPDEDTDEGNTGSGDGGTTHECNEPDEDTDDGNSGSGDGGTTHECNEPDEDTDDGNSGSGDGGTTHECNEPDEDTDDGNSGSGDGGNSSEDGNIGSGDGGTTHECNEPDEDTDDGNSGSGDGGTTHECNEPDEDTDEGNTGSGDGYTTHECNEPDEDTDDGNSGSGDGGNSSEDENTGSGDGGTTHECNEPDEDTDDGNSGSGDGGNSSEDGNIGSGDGDTTHECNEPDEDTDDGNSGSGDGGNSSEDGNIGSGDGGTTHECNEPDEDTDDGNSGSGDGGTTHECNEPDEDTDEGNTGSGDGYTTHECNEPDEDTDDGNSGSGDGGNSSEDGNIGSGDGGNSSEDGNIGSGDGGTTHECNEPDEDTDDGNSGSGDGGNSSEDGNIGSGDGGTTHECNEPDEDTDEGNIGSEDGGTTHECNEPDEDTDDGNSGSGDGGTTHECNEPDEDTDDGNSGSGDGGTTHECNEPDEDTDDGNSGSGDGGTTHECNEPDEDTDDGNSGSGDGGTTHECNEPDEDTDDGNSGSGDGGTTHECNEPDEDTDEGSSGSGDNNTTDESKETGTKPGHKKHHRHHRRHKDSAEYDVGKGWDDSTDGSPDHHHHHHRRHVIVSPWKCKGKICFCFRRFKYVPKFLRDLVL, encoded by the exons ATGGGAGGTGTCAAGATTATTCTGTTCATCGGCTTACTCAGT atctTGAGTGCAAACGCCGGAAAAC caaaaaaatatgacaacaaACGCATCCATATACAAGCCGACAACAGCGCTTACACACAAAGCGGGGTAGCTATGGAAGCAGCTGTTACTGATGAAGACGGCACAAAGGGACAAAGATACCAACGAGACCACGGCAACTACCAATACACGAACAAAGAAGTGACTATCGACCCAAAATATATCGAAAAGAGATCAAACGACTACGAATCCACAAACGACAATGAAAATATTGGAGAATACAGCACCAGTGCTGATGGTAAACATAGTAAATCTGCTGATGTATACAGAGGGAAATATAATAGTAAAGGGAAGAATAAGTATAGCTTTGTTGGAGATGATGGGACAGAGATAGAAAACGAAGATTTTAATGAAGATGAATCGGAATCCGAGACTAAAACTACGACGGCTACTGACACGGTTCCTGTTAAAAAACCTCACCCTGCTTTCGATA CGCAACACACCCATCTCATGCCAATGCAGGTTCAAGTACCCG ATGGTACAGAGAAATCGAAATGGAAGATTGTATCAgaaaaattcatagaaaacggCCAACCTTGCATTATAATGAAAATGATTGCGATGG atcCTGATGATGAAGAAACTAGGACGACATCTACAACATCTACCAATTACAAATCACGTCATTCTTCTAACAGTATTTCGACATACA AAAGTGGCAACCATCCGACGGATCAGCCCGCTGACGGTGTCAATGGAAATGGACCTATTGTTATTCCGATAAATAACTCAG GTGCAtcacaaataacaataataggCGGCAGAACATCAACAAACTTTGGTTCCGGTACTACAACGACATCAGCTACCAATAGCCCTGGTAGAAACAGCTATGTAACAGCCAGCAATTACAACAACGGGGGGACTTCCTCAGGACACGTCATCACTATAGAAGAACCCAATCAACCACGTGAT GATGCTGCTATAGGAAGGAAAGGAAGCCCAAGTTCCAATGATGCAAATGATACAGGAAGTCCAGGACCTGGACAATCAGATGCTGCTATAGAAAGGAAAGGAGGAAGCCCAAGTTCCAATGATTCAAATGATACAGGAAGTCCAGGACCTGTACAATCAGATGCTCCAAAAGATGGTACTTCTACAGATGCTGGTGAAAAAGGCAAAAGAAGGAAGATAAAAGATGATAAAGGCGGTTCAAGCATGGTTGCTGGAGATAGCAACGGTAGCGGAGCTAATTCGGGTCCTAGAGGTTCAGGAGCTGCGTCCGGCGGCAATGCGGTCGCAGGTGGTACTACCACTGGAAACGGAGGAGGCTCCAGTTCTGTTGCTGGAGCTAGCACAGACAGTGCAGCTAATTCGGGTCCTGGAGGTTCTGGTGCTGCGTCCGGCGGCAATGCGGTCGCAGGTGGTACCACCACTGGAAACGGAGGAGGCTCCAGTTCTGTTGCTGGAGCTAGCACAGACAGTGCAGCTAATTCGGGTCCTGGAGGTTCAGGAGCTGCGTCCGGCGGCAATGCGGTCGCAGGCAGTACTACCACTGGAAACGGAGGAGGCTCCACTTCTGTTGCCGGAGTTAGCACAGACAGTGCAGCTAATTCGGGTCCTGGAGGTTCAGGAGCTGCGTCCGGCGGCAATGCAGTTGCAGGTGGTACCACCACTGGAAACGGAGGAAGCTCCACTTCAGTTGCTGGAGCTAGCACAGACAGTGCAGCTCATTCGGGTCCTAGAGGTTCAGGAGCTGCGTCCGGCGGCAATGCGGTCTCAGGTGGTACTACCACTGGAAACGGAGGAGGCTCCACTTCTGTTGCTGGAGTTAGCACAGACAGTGCAGCTAATTCGGGTCCTAAAGGTTCTGGTGCTGCGTCCGGCGGCAATGCGGTCGCAGGCAGTACTACCACTGGAAACGGAGGAGGCTCCACTTCTGTTGCCGGAGCTAGCACAGACAGTGCAGCTAATTCGGGTCCTGGAGGTTCAGGAGCTGCGTCCGGCGGCAATGCGGTCGCAGGCAGTACTACCACTGGCAACGGAGGAGGCTCCACTTCTGTTGCTGGGGCTAGCACAAACAGTGCAGCTAATTCGGGTCCTGGAGGTTCAGGAGCATCCTCAGGAGGCAGTGTCGTTGTGGGTAGCATAGTTATCCCGGTTCCACCAACTAAAGTCAAAGGCAAAAAACACAAACGCAAGACAGTAAAAGTCGGCGGAGGTAACCCTATCACTGTTGCTTCTGCAAGTTCAACTGCCGCATCGCATATTGGACCTAAAGGAATGGGCGCTGTTTCAGCTGGTAGTGTCGTTGTGGGCAGTATATCTACATTACCAGTCGTAACTATAGTGAAAGGTAAAAAGGGCAAGCGTGAAGTTATCCATGTCGATAAAGGAAGCTCAACAACTGTCGGTTCATCCAGTTCCACTTCTGCAGTTCACACTGGACCGAAAGGATCCAGGGATGACATTCATGATGAAACTAACTTTTCTGGAGATGGTAACACCGATGATGAAAATTCCAGTCTGGAAGGTGATAATTCCAGTCAGGGAGATGGATATACCACTCACGAATGCAACGAACCAGATGAGGACACCGATGACGGAAATAGCGGCTCCGAAGATGGAGGTAACAGCTCTGAAGATGGAAATATCGGCTCCGGAGATGGAGGTACCACTCACGAATGCAACGAACCAGATGAGGACACCGATGAGGGAAATACCGGCTCCGGAGATGGAGGTACCACTCACGAATGCAACGAACCAGATGAGGACACCGATGATGGAAATAGCGGCTCCGGTGATGGAGGTACCACTCACGAATGCAACGAACCAGATGAGGACACCGATGATGGAAATAGCGGCTCCGGTGATGGAGGTACCACTCACGAATGCAACGAACCAGATGAGGACACCGATGACGGAAATAGCGGCTCCGGTGATGGAGGTAACAGCTCTGAAGATGGAAATATCGGCTCCGGAGATGGAGGTACCACTCACGAATGCAACGAACCAGATGAGGACACCGATGATGGAAATAGCGGCTCCGGTGATGGAGGTACCACTCACGAATGCAACGAACCAGATGAGGACACCGATGAGGGAAATACCGGCTCCGGAGATGGATATACCACTCACGAATGCAACGAACCAGATGAGGACACCGATGATGGAAATAGCGGCTCCGGTGATGGAGGTAACAGCTCTGAAGATGAAAATACCGGCTCCGGAGATGGAGGTACCACTCACGAATGCAACGAACCAGATGAGGACACCGATGATGGAAATAGCGGCTCCGGTGATGGAGGTAACAGCTCTGAAGATGGAAATATCGGCTCCGGAGATGGAGATACCACTCACGAATGCAACGAACCAGATGAGGACACCGATGATGGAAATAGCGGCTCCGGTGATGGAG GTAACAGCTCTGAAGATGGAAATATCGGCTCCGGAGATGGAGGTACCACTCACGAATGCAACGAACCAGATGAGGACACCGATGATGGAAATAGCGGCTCCGGTGATGGAGGTACCACTCACGAATGCAACGAACCAGATGAGGACACCGATGAGGGAAATACCGGCTCCGGAGATGGATATACCACTCACGAATGCAACGAACCAGATGAGGACACCGATGATGGAAATAGCGGCTCCGGTGATGGAG GTAACAGCTCTGAAGATGGAAATATCGGCTCCGGAGATGGAG GTAACAGCTCTGAAGATGGAAATATCGGCTCCGGAGATGGAGGTACCACTCACGAATGCAACGAACCAGATGAGGACACCGATGACGGAAATAGCGGCTCCGGTGATGGAGGTAACAGCTCTGAAGATGGAAATATCGGCTCCGGAGATGGAG GTACCACTCACGAATGTAACGAACCAGATGAGGACACCGATGAGGGAAATATCGGCTCCGAAGATGGAGGTACCACTCACGAATGTAACGAACCAGATGAGGACACCGATGATGGAAATAGCGGCTCCGGTGATGGAGGTACCACTCACGAATGCAACGAACCAGATGAGGACACCGATGATGGAAATAGCGGCTCCGGTGATGGAGGTACCACTCACGAATGCAACGAACCAGATGAGGACACCGATGATGGAAATAGCGGCTCCGGTGATGGAGGTACCACTCACGAATGCAACGAACCAGATGAGGACACCGATGATGGAAATAGCGGCTCCGGTGATGGAGGTACCACTCACGAATGCAACGAACCAGATGAGGACACCGATGATGGAAATAGCGGCTCCGGTGATGGAGGTACCACTCACGAATGCAACGAACCTGATGAGGACACCGATGAGGGAAGCTCCGGCTCCGGAGATAATAATACCACTGATGAAAGTAAAGAGACCGGAACAAAACCAGGACATAAGAAGCACCACAGACATCATCGCAGACATAAAGACTCCGCTGAATACGACGTCGGTAAAGGATGGGATGATTCAACGGACGGTAGCcctgatcatcatcatcatcatcataggAGACACGTTATCGTCTCACCTTGGAAATGCAAAGGAAAGATTTGCTTCTGTTTCCGAAGATTTAAATATGTGCCGAAATTTCTTCGCGATTTAGTTTTGTAA
- the LOC118281177 gene encoding uncharacterized transmembrane protein DDB_G0289901-like isoform X37, translated as MGGVKIILFIGLLSILSANAGKPKKYDNKRIHIQADNSAYTQSGVAMEAAVTDEDGTKGQRYQRDHGNYQYTNKEVTIDPKYIEKRSNDYESTNDNENIGEYSTSADGKHSKSADVYRGKYNSKGKNKYSFVGDDGTEIENEDFNEDESESETKTTTATDTVPVKKPHPAFDTQHTHLMPMQVQVPDGTEKSKWKIVSEKFIENGQPCIIMKMIAMDPDDEETRTTSTTSTNYKSRHSSNSISTYKSGNHPTDQPADGVNGNGPIVIPINNSGASQITIIGGRTSTNFGSGTTTTSATNSPGRNSYVTASNYNNGGTSSGHVITIEEPNQPRDDAAIGRKGSPSSNDANDTGSPGPGQSDAAIERKGGSPSSNDSNDTGSPGPVQSDAPKDGTSTDAGEKGKRRKIKDDKGGSSMVAGDSNGSGANSGPRGSGAASGGNAVAGGTTTGNGGGSSSVAGASTDSAANSGPGGSGAASGGNAVAGGTTTGNGGGSSSVAGASTDSAANSGPGGSGAASGGNAVAGSTTTGNGGGSTSVAGVSTDSAANSGPGGSGAASGGNAVAGGTTTGNGGSSTSVAGASTDSAAHSGPRGSGAASGGNAVSGGTTTGNGGGSTSVAGVSTDSAANSGPKGSGAASGGNAVAGSTTTGNGGGSTSVAGASTDSAANSGPGGSGAASGGNAVAGSTTTGNGGGSTSVAGASTNSAANSGPGGSGASSGGSVVVGSIVIPVPPTKVKGKKHKRKTVKVGGGNPITVASASSTAASHIGPKGMGAVSAGSVVVGSISTLPVVTIVKGKKGKREVIHVDKGSSTTVGSSSSTSAVHTGPKGSRDDIHDETNFSGDGNTDDENSSLEGDNSSQGDGYTTHECNEPDEDTDDGNSGSEDGGNSSEDGNIGSGDGGTTHECNEPDEDTDEGNTGSGDGGTTHECNEPDEDTDDGNSGSGDGGTTHECNEPDEDTDDGNSGSGDGGTTHECNEPDEDTDDGNSGSGDGGNSSEDGNIGSGDGGTTHECNEPDEDTDDGNSGSGDGGTTHECNEPDEDTDEGNTGSGDGYTTHECNEPDEDTDDGNSGSGDGGNSSEDENTGSGDGGTTHECNEPDEDTDDGNSGSGDGGTTHECNEPDEDTDDGNSGSGDGGNSSEDGNIGSGDGGNSSEDGNIGSGDGGTTHECNEPDEDTDDGNSGSGDGGNSSEDGNIGSGDGGTTHECNEPDEDTDDGNSGSGDGGNSSEDGNIGSGDGGTTHECNEPDEDTDEGNIGSEDGGTTHECNEPDEDTDDGNSGSGDGGTTHECNEPDEDTDDGNSGSGDGGTTHECNEPDEDTDDGNSGSGDGGTTHECNEPDEDTDDGNSGSGDGGTTHECNEPDEDTDDGNSGSGDGGTTHECNEPDEDTDEGSSGSGDNNTTDESKETGTKPGHKKHHRHHRRHKDSAEYDVGKGWDDSTDGSPDHHHHHHRRHVIVSPWKCKGKICFCFRRFKYVPKFLRDLVL; from the exons ATGGGAGGTGTCAAGATTATTCTGTTCATCGGCTTACTCAGT atctTGAGTGCAAACGCCGGAAAAC caaaaaaatatgacaacaaACGCATCCATATACAAGCCGACAACAGCGCTTACACACAAAGCGGGGTAGCTATGGAAGCAGCTGTTACTGATGAAGACGGCACAAAGGGACAAAGATACCAACGAGACCACGGCAACTACCAATACACGAACAAAGAAGTGACTATCGACCCAAAATATATCGAAAAGAGATCAAACGACTACGAATCCACAAACGACAATGAAAATATTGGAGAATACAGCACCAGTGCTGATGGTAAACATAGTAAATCTGCTGATGTATACAGAGGGAAATATAATAGTAAAGGGAAGAATAAGTATAGCTTTGTTGGAGATGATGGGACAGAGATAGAAAACGAAGATTTTAATGAAGATGAATCGGAATCCGAGACTAAAACTACGACGGCTACTGACACGGTTCCTGTTAAAAAACCTCACCCTGCTTTCGATA CGCAACACACCCATCTCATGCCAATGCAGGTTCAAGTACCCG ATGGTACAGAGAAATCGAAATGGAAGATTGTATCAgaaaaattcatagaaaacggCCAACCTTGCATTATAATGAAAATGATTGCGATGG atcCTGATGATGAAGAAACTAGGACGACATCTACAACATCTACCAATTACAAATCACGTCATTCTTCTAACAGTATTTCGACATACA AAAGTGGCAACCATCCGACGGATCAGCCCGCTGACGGTGTCAATGGAAATGGACCTATTGTTATTCCGATAAATAACTCAG GTGCAtcacaaataacaataataggCGGCAGAACATCAACAAACTTTGGTTCCGGTACTACAACGACATCAGCTACCAATAGCCCTGGTAGAAACAGCTATGTAACAGCCAGCAATTACAACAACGGGGGGACTTCCTCAGGACACGTCATCACTATAGAAGAACCCAATCAACCACGTGAT GATGCTGCTATAGGAAGGAAAGGAAGCCCAAGTTCCAATGATGCAAATGATACAGGAAGTCCAGGACCTGGACAATCAGATGCTGCTATAGAAAGGAAAGGAGGAAGCCCAAGTTCCAATGATTCAAATGATACAGGAAGTCCAGGACCTGTACAATCAGATGCTCCAAAAGATGGTACTTCTACAGATGCTGGTGAAAAAGGCAAAAGAAGGAAGATAAAAGATGATAAAGGCGGTTCAAGCATGGTTGCTGGAGATAGCAACGGTAGCGGAGCTAATTCGGGTCCTAGAGGTTCAGGAGCTGCGTCCGGCGGCAATGCGGTCGCAGGTGGTACTACCACTGGAAACGGAGGAGGCTCCAGTTCTGTTGCTGGAGCTAGCACAGACAGTGCAGCTAATTCGGGTCCTGGAGGTTCTGGTGCTGCGTCCGGCGGCAATGCGGTCGCAGGTGGTACCACCACTGGAAACGGAGGAGGCTCCAGTTCTGTTGCTGGAGCTAGCACAGACAGTGCAGCTAATTCGGGTCCTGGAGGTTCAGGAGCTGCGTCCGGCGGCAATGCGGTCGCAGGCAGTACTACCACTGGAAACGGAGGAGGCTCCACTTCTGTTGCCGGAGTTAGCACAGACAGTGCAGCTAATTCGGGTCCTGGAGGTTCAGGAGCTGCGTCCGGCGGCAATGCAGTTGCAGGTGGTACCACCACTGGAAACGGAGGAAGCTCCACTTCAGTTGCTGGAGCTAGCACAGACAGTGCAGCTCATTCGGGTCCTAGAGGTTCAGGAGCTGCGTCCGGCGGCAATGCGGTCTCAGGTGGTACTACCACTGGAAACGGAGGAGGCTCCACTTCTGTTGCTGGAGTTAGCACAGACAGTGCAGCTAATTCGGGTCCTAAAGGTTCTGGTGCTGCGTCCGGCGGCAATGCGGTCGCAGGCAGTACTACCACTGGAAACGGAGGAGGCTCCACTTCTGTTGCCGGAGCTAGCACAGACAGTGCAGCTAATTCGGGTCCTGGAGGTTCAGGAGCTGCGTCCGGCGGCAATGCGGTCGCAGGCAGTACTACCACTGGCAACGGAGGAGGCTCCACTTCTGTTGCTGGGGCTAGCACAAACAGTGCAGCTAATTCGGGTCCTGGAGGTTCAGGAGCATCCTCAGGAGGCAGTGTCGTTGTGGGTAGCATAGTTATCCCGGTTCCACCAACTAAAGTCAAAGGCAAAAAACACAAACGCAAGACAGTAAAAGTCGGCGGAGGTAACCCTATCACTGTTGCTTCTGCAAGTTCAACTGCCGCATCGCATATTGGACCTAAAGGAATGGGCGCTGTTTCAGCTGGTAGTGTCGTTGTGGGCAGTATATCTACATTACCAGTCGTAACTATAGTGAAAGGTAAAAAGGGCAAGCGTGAAGTTATCCATGTCGATAAAGGAAGCTCAACAACTGTCGGTTCATCCAGTTCCACTTCTGCAGTTCACACTGGACCGAAAGGATCCAGGGATGACATTCATGATGAAACTAACTTTTCTGGAGATGGTAACACCGATGATGAAAATTCCAGTCTGGAAGGTGATAATTCCAGTCAGGGAGATGGATATACCACTCACGAATGCAACGAACCAGATGAGGACACCGATGACGGAAATAGCGGCTCCGAAGATGGAGGTAACAGCTCTGAAGATGGAAATATCGGCTCCGGAGATGGAGGTACCACTCACGAATGCAACGAACCAGATGAGGACACCGATGAGGGAAATACCGGCTCCGGAGATGGAGGTACCACTCACGAATGCAACGAACCAGATGAGGACACCGATGATGGAAATAGCGGCTCCGGTGATGGAGGTACCACTCACGAATGCAACGAACCAGATGAGGACACCGATGATGGAAATAGCGGCTCCGGTGATGGAGGTACCACTCACGAATGCAACGAACCAGATGAGGACACCGATGACGGAAATAGCGGCTCCGGTGATGGAGGTAACAGCTCTGAAGATGGAAATATCGGCTCCGGAGATGGAGGTACCACTCACGAATGCAACGAACCAGATGAGGACACCGATGATGGAAATAGCGGCTCCGGTGATGGAGGTACCACTCACGAATGCAACGAACCAGATGAGGACACCGATGAGGGAAATACCGGCTCCGGAGATGGATATACCACTCACGAATGCAACGAACCAGATGAGGACACCGATGATGGAAATAGCGGCTCCGGTGATGGAGGTAACAGCTCTGAAGATGAAAATACCGGCTCCGGAGATGGAGGTACCACTCACGAATGCAACGAACCAGATGAGGACACCGATGATGGAAATAGCGGCTCCGGTGATGGAG GTACCACTCACGAATGCAACGAACCAGATGAGGACACCGATGACGGAAATAGCGGCTCCGGTGATGGAGGTAACAGCTCTGAAGATGGAAATATCGGCTCCGGAGATGGAG GTAACAGCTCTGAAGATGGAAATATCGGCTCCGGAGATGGAG GTACCACTCACGAATGCAACGAACCAGATGAGGACACCGATGACGGAAATAGCGGCTCCGGTGATGGAGGTAACAGCTCTGAAGATGGAAATATCGGCTCCGGAGATGGAGGTACCACTCACGAATGCAACGAACCAGATGAGGACACCGATGACGGAAATAGCGGCTCCGGTGATGGAGGTAACAGCTCTGAAGATGGAAATATCGGCTCCGGAGATGGAG GTACCACTCACGAATGTAACGAACCAGATGAGGACACCGATGAGGGAAATATCGGCTCCGAAGATGGAGGTACCACTCACGAATGTAACGAACCAGATGAGGACACCGATGATGGAAATAGCGGCTCCGGTGATGGAGGTACCACTCACGAATGCAACGAACCAGATGAGGACACCGATGATGGAAATAGCGGCTCCGGTGATGGAGGTACCACTCACGAATGCAACGAACCAGATGAGGACACCGATGATGGAAATAGCGGCTCCGGTGATGGAGGTACCACTCACGAATGCAACGAACCAGATGAGGACACCGATGATGGAAATAGCGGCTCCGGTGATGGAGGTACCACTCACGAATGCAACGAACCAGATGAGGACACCGATGATGGAAATAGCGGCTCCGGTGATGGAGGTACCACTCACGAATGCAACGAACCTGATGAGGACACCGATGAGGGAAGCTCCGGCTCCGGAGATAATAATACCACTGATGAAAGTAAAGAGACCGGAACAAAACCAGGACATAAGAAGCACCACAGACATCATCGCAGACATAAAGACTCCGCTGAATACGACGTCGGTAAAGGATGGGATGATTCAACGGACGGTAGCcctgatcatcatcatcatcatcataggAGACACGTTATCGTCTCACCTTGGAAATGCAAAGGAAAGATTTGCTTCTGTTTCCGAAGATTTAAATATGTGCCGAAATTTCTTCGCGATTTAGTTTTGTAA